A stretch of DNA from Microlunatus sp. Gsoil 973:
CGCCGGGGCGAACCGGTCTCCTATCCCGACATGCAGCTGGACCGGCATCCCCCGCCGCAAGCCCTGCGGCACCAGCGTCGGCGCATGTAGGCAGGCCACCGCGGCGGCAGCAGTGCGGTGCGGCCACAGCTGACCGATGACGCCGACGCCCATCGAGAATCCGATCAACACTGCCTCATCCGAAACCTGGGTCAGCGCGTCAGCCGCTCGGCCGACGATCGTCGGCCAGCCGACCGAAGACATCAGCCGGGATCCCGCCTCAACGTCACCCGGCACGGTCTCACCGTCGAACAGGTCAGGCACGACGACTCGATGCCCCAAGGCTCGGATGCGACTGGCCGCCGCCAGCTCGACCGGACGCAAGCCGTACATCGAGTGGAAGATCACGACATCCACGAGTCGAGTGTCTCGCAATCCCCAGTCGCTTCCAGTCCACACAACAACGGCAACGTCGGCCGCGCACGCACAGGTTGAGGTAAGAGGATCACCTGCCGCAGCCGACGCCGGTCGCCACGCGCACTTCGGTATGGGACAGCAACCGGAACGGTCGGGTCCGTCAGGACGGCTCGCGGACCACACCCCCGGATGCAACCGGCCTGACCTCAACCCCGCCGCCCTCGGCGATCGCCGGATTCGTTTGTGCAATCCGGATTGCCATGTCGATGTCTGCCGCCTCGATCACGTAGAACCCAGCGACAATCTCCTTGGCCTCGGTGAACGGACCATCGGTGATCAAGCCGGGCGCTCGAACAGACTTCGCCATGTCTCGGGGCGTCAAGGCGTACGCTGTGAGCATCGCTCCGTCAGCCACCAATTGGTCGGCGTGTTCATCGCACGAAGCGGTATCTGCCGGGGTGGCGTCGGGCCGGTGTGCCGAATCTCCGGCGTAGATCAAGACTGCGTACTGGTTCATGGTTCTCCTCGGTTTCGCTTCTTTCAGCCCTACGTCGAACCAAGGCGTCCTTTTCGACAGGGAACTCATGTGATCTGAGACACACATCCGTACTGGGATCAGGATTCCTCACGCTCAGGCGGCATCGACCGACCGGACTGCTTCCGCGACAGCTGCCACCGCCATCATCCGGACCACGTCGATAGGGGTCTCCATCTCCCCCGTGGCGGCGGCGATGATGGCGTCGCCGTCGAAGCGGGTGTGGGGTGGAGTGAGCGAGCGGGCGATTCCGTCGTGACCGCCCTGGGCGAGGATCCGGCAGCCGGTCTTGTCGAGCCTGGCGTTCGTGACCACGACGCCGATCGTTGTGTGGCTCCTGCCCTGTTCGAACTCGAAGACCTTGTGAAGGTCACGCACCGCCTCGAATGAGATCGGCCCGCCACCGTGGTCGATGTCGCCGAAGGCATTGACAACGCACATTGCCGCAACCACCAGCTCGCGGCCGCCGTCATCGAGTCGCTGTTCGCTGTAGCCGAGGCCGCCCGGACGCCGTCCGTCGGGACCACGCCAATGTCCGACATAGGCACCCGAACCAGCGCCTACCCTGCCCCGGAGGATCTGCTCAGCCTTCGTCGCCGCTGCGGCGGCATACCCGGAATCGGGGTCCGGCCGAGCGCGGCTGTCACCGACACCGAGATCAAAGAGCGCCAGCGTCGGAACGATCGGTACGTTGCCGCCTGGCGTGGGTACACCCCGGCCGCGTTCCTCGTAATAGCGCATCACCCCATCGGCTGCGCCGAGACCGAACGCCGAACCGCCGGTCAGGAGCACAGCGTCGACCGATGTCACCGCCTTGTCCGGCTCAAGCAATTCCAACTCGCGCGAGGCGGGTGCGCCTCCCCGGGCCTCATAGGATGCCGCGGACCCGGCCGGAAGTTCGATGACCGTGCATCCGGTCTCACCGACCGGATCGCTCCAATGACCGACCCTGACACCATGCACCGCGAAATCCACGTCGACTCTCCTCTGGAACCAATCACCGTACGGCAGCCCGGTAGACCGTCTGCAACCCGATCCACTCTTCCATCAGCTGGACGTGCCGGATCAGATTTCTGCTGTGGAAACTATGAGGGCGACCGACCACTCCCAAACTCAAGGAAGCGATTGAGCGCGTTCGGGTGCCGGGCCCGTCCGGCCAGAGGAATCGGTCACCAGCCGGGCGGTGCTGTCGGCGAACCACTCCCGGAACCGCTGCCGGCTCCACCCGCGCTCGGCGCGAAGTCGGGTGTACACGGCGGGATCCATCAACAACCACACGACGTCAACAGCCTCACGCCGATCGATCCCTCGTCTGAGCGCCCCTCGCTTCCGAAGCTCGTCGACGATCCAGCCGGCCATGATGTCGCGATTGCTGCGGAGCTGCTCGGCCAGCGATTGGAGGCGCGATTCCCCTGCGGCCGCCTCGAGTGCGACCAGCACAAGGCCGGCGGCTCGTTCGGCGACATCGACAACGACCGCGCTGACTGCAGCGAGGAAGTCGTCGACCACCGGTGCTTCGGCCGCGCTCCTGATGGTTTGCCGGTCCAGAATCGGTGACGGCTCGTCGTCCCCGGCAATCGCCCAGTCGATGGCCGCCTGCAAGAGATTCACCTTGGTTCGGAACACCTGCTCGATCGTCGGCACCGATACGCCTGCGACCGCGGCGATTCCCGCGACGGTGGTTGCGGCGTATCCGCGGGCGGAGAATTCTGCGGCCGCCGAGGCGAGGATGCGCTGCCTCGTCCGTCGCGCCTGCAGTCGGCGGCGTTCGGATCGGTACGGACGGGCGCGAGGTTCTTCTGCCTGCACGGTTACATCCGATCCCATTGTCGCTATGGTAGCACCATATCGAATTCGCCGGCCAACCGGACCGACAGCAGGCATGTCAGCCGCCCAGCTTCCATGCGGCTGTGCACAAACCCGAGCGAGGTGCAGGATTGTGACAACGACACCAACCGATCAGACGTCCGTCTCAGTCATGTTGATCGTCCCCGACACTCCCGCGGCAGTCAGCTGGTACAAGAGTGCGCTCGGCGCGGCGGAGCTGTGGAACCTCGGATCCGTCGCCGCACTCCACCTGCGCGGCGCTCCGTTCCTGCTCCACGAAGCCGTACCAGGCAAGGAGAAGGAGCAGAGCCCGATCGATGCACACCTGACCACCACACGGATCGAGGTCTTCGTGAATGACCCCGGCCAGCTCATCGAACGGGCAGCTGAAGCCGGCGCCACTGACGTCCAACCCGCCACGGACCACGAGGCCCCGTGGGGAACACACAAACAGGGCGGATTCATCGACCCGTTCGGACATCGATGGTCGATCGGCGACCGGACGCCACTCCAACACGACACCGCCTCATGACGCCCACAAATCATCGATCCCCGATCCCGACGCCCGCCGAGCCGATCGCGGGAGAGTTCCTGACGGAAACCTTCGACTACGACGGCGGCCGCCGGGTCACCGTCTACCTGCCGCCAGAACCGCCCGAAGCCGTTGTGTTCGCCGGTGACGGTCAGCTCATCTCGCAGTGGGGCGGATACCTCGAAGCAGCCCACGTGCCGCCGACGATGATCGTCGGCGCCCATCGAACCGATGCCGAGGACGAGATGGTGCGCATCAAGGAGTACTCACCGTCCTTCGATAAGGATCGGTTCGATGCCCATGAGAAGTTCTTCGTCGGAGACGTGCGCGAATGGGTACGGTCGCGCTTCGCCGTCCCGCTCGACACCGAACGCACTGCCGTGTGCGGCGTGTCGGCCAGCGCAGAACTCTCCCTGGCCATCGGGCTTCGCCATCCAGACATCTACGGTGCGATCTTTTCCGCCTCACCCGGCGGCGGCTACCGACCACCCGCGCCGATGCCGAAGCAACTGCCCCGCACCTATCTCGTCGCCGGCACCCAGGAGCCCTTCTTCCTGCAGAACGCGACCCGCTGGGCCGACGCGCTCCGGGATGCCGGCGCCGACGTCATGATGACCGAGCGAGACGGTGATCACGGCGACCCGTTCTGGGCAGCCGAGTTCCCGCTGATGGTCGCGTGGGCATTCACATCCTGACGAAGGGGCACTGCCGATTCGCCTGAGAAAGTTGATCAAGTCGTACCGAGTCAGGTTGGAGACCTCGACGTCTGCGGCTCCAGCGCGACTACCGCGATGCGACGTTGAACCCTGGCCTGGTAGGACTCGTAGTCGAACACGCGCTCGTTCAGCTGATGCCACAGGCGGTCGCGCTCCGGACCGCTGACCTCGATCCCAACAACAGGAGTACGCCGACCCCCGACCTCGACGACGCCCTCGTATCCGGCTCGGAGGTTCAACCACCATCCCGGTTGCCAGTCTGCTCCGGCGTTGGAGGCGGCGACTATCCAGCGATCATGGTCGCGCATGTACAGGAGTGGTGTGGTCCGCGGTTGTCCGGTGTTCCTTCCGGTTGTGGTCAACAACAGGAGGTCGGCGCCACGAAAGCGCCGAAGTCGCAGCCCTCGGACCACGAGGTTGAGGACCCGATTGATCCAGACGACGATTCGGCGCCGCACAGTCACGCACCAACTCTCAACGGATCGCTCCCAGGGGATCGCCGGACGTGGGTTTCTGGCGCTATGGCGGCCGGAACTCTGACGTGCCGGGGCGGCCGTCGACACGGCCAGGATTGCCACCGCCGCCCAGGCGATCGGCCCGATCCCACCCCGCAGCGCGACGCTCCAGACGGCGTTGTGCTGATGGTTGCACAGAGCCGCGGAGTAGGTCGCATACCGCGGCGACAAACGCGGGCACCCTCGCGACTCGGACCAGCCTCCGGCCGTTCCACACGACGTGAGACTAGCCTCGCCCGACCTGCTGTCGAGTCATCTTCACCCATCGTCACTGCAACCGGACACTTCCGATCTTCACGGTGAGCCCGGCATCGAGGTGTCCACGGGCTCGTCGTCGACCATCACCGTTGCGGCTCGCCAGAAGCAGACCATGTCCTTGACCCGGAGCGCGTCGTGCAGCGGATCCGGGTAGAACCAGGCGACGTCGGGCGCGTTGTGAGCACTGAGGTAGGAGGCGATGCCCTTGTAGGCGCAGACTGTATGACTTTCCGAGGGCGCCAACAGGTCCATGCGGACGTCTTCTCGTGGCAGATACCAGCGCACCGGCAGCTTCGTCTCGATCAGCATCATGGGCCGGGACGACTCGGCCACGGTGACTCCGCCGATCTCCACACGCACCCGGCGATCGCTGCGCAGCACGTCGATCCTGGAGAACGGATCATGCGGATGGGCCATCACCCGTTCGTCCTCCTCCAGCCAGGCGAACGGCTCCCAGTGCAGCACGATCCGGCCCCCGAGGCTCGGCTCGTCGGGACGGAACGCGACCTCGCCGTAGCCGTTCAAATGCAGGGATCGGCCGGCGTTGTGTGCCAGTCGTTGTGGCCGGGTGCCAGTAAGGGGGTGGAAAGTTCGGGCAGCGGGCCGGGTCGTACTCGGTCAACGGCAAGTTCACATCACCGGGGGGACCGCGTACCACGGGACGACCCGCCGGGGCTCGTAAACCAGCAGTGCATCACGGGTGTCCATAACGGTCTGCCCCTCCAAGACCGCCCGCAAGCGCTTCGGTGTCGCGGCGAAGCGGAGTTCGTCGAGCCCTTGGAACCACTGCTCGTCCAGGTCGATGGCCATGCGTTCAGTCTGGCACCGTCGCTGTGCTGAGACGGAGCGGTAAACGCGTTGACGACCGATTCCGACGCTGCCTACCGTCACACGTCCTGCCTCGTTCGGGGCTGGCTCACCGGCCTTGTTTGGAGGAAGACTTCTGTGCGCACGACGCTGCTTGCGGTCCGAGGCCACCGACGCCTCCTGGCAGCCTTTGCCATCGACGCCCTCGGTACGGGGGCGTTCATTCCGTTCTCCTTGCTCTACTTCCAGGCGACCAGCGGGTTGACGCTCAGCGCCATCGGGCTCGCCCTGTCCGTAGCGGCGCTGTGCCGAATCCCGGCAACTCTCGGCGTGGGTGGGCTGATCGACCGGTTCGGCCCGCGACGGGTCGTGATCGTGTCCAATCTCCTGCAGGTCCTCGGATTCACCAGCTACCTCTTCGTGCACTCCTTCGGCCACCTCGTGGCCTCTGCCATCGTTGTGCAACTCGGCAACTCCGCCTTCTGGGTGGCGTACCCGGCTCTCGTCCAAGAGGTGGCGCGCGGGTCATCCCAGGAGTCCTGGTTCGGCGTCATCACCGGCCTGCGCTATGCCGGGCTCGGACTCGGTGGTGTCGCTGCCGGCGCGGCTGTCGGAATCGGCGGAAACACCGGCTATTACGCGATCGTGTCCGCCAACGCCGTGAGCTTCGCCACCGCAGCCCTGCTCGTCTTCCTGGACAGACGACCAAGCGCAGCCAACGGTCCATCCTGGCATCACGATCGATCCCGGCCGGCATCGTGGTCGGCGATCCTCCGCGACCGCCCCTTCCTCCTCTTCGTCTCGCTGACCCTCGGTTTCGCGCTGCTGACCTTGGCGTTCGGCGTGGCCGTACCGGTGTTCCTGGTCAACGACGTCGGATTGCCGGCCTGGGTGCCGGGCGGCATACTGGCCGTCAACGCAGCTCTGGGTGCACTCGGTGCAGCACCGGTCCTCCGCATCATCCGCGGCCGCCGTCGCAGCCTCAGCCTGGTCGCCTCCCAGCTCATCACAGCTCTCGGCTACAGCTTTCTGCTCGCCACCGCCGGCGTTCCGCTCGCGGCGGGGATCGTGTTGGCGATAGGTGCCGCCGTCTGCATCACGGTGATGGAGCTGGTGCAGGGCACGATCGTCCCGGCGGTTGTCAACGAATCGGCCGACGATCGCACCCGCGGCCGCTACAACAGCGTGTACCAACTGGCGTTCGGCATTGGCGACATCGTGAGCCCAGCGCTGTTGACGGCGCTACTCACCCGCGGAGCCTTGGCGACCTGGACGCCGCTGGTCGCACTGGCACTCGTCAACTGCGTCGGTGTCGTCCTGATCGCCCGCCTCCTGGAACCATTGCGGCGCCGTACCGCCGGGACACAACCGTTGGAAGGCGAGCGGCTGGTGGAATCCGACGGGCTCTAGAGCGATAACCGCTTTCACCCCGTCGCGGCGATCCGGTCCACGCGGCAGGTCGTCGGCGAGCCGCTCCGGCCCTGCCCACGCGGGTCCGGCTCCGCGCACTGGTCGACTCAGGTCACGCAGAGGCGCGTCCCAGTACCCGGCAGCGGCGTTGCGGCACACGCTGATCCGGCGAAGGATGGAGGCAGAACCGGTCCGGAGCGCGGTCGAGGCCCGCGATGCGGGTCGATACCAGACCGACCGGGTACGGGGTCGATCAACGAAGCGATGAGGAGCAGCCAGACATGACGGTGGATGTAGTACGACTCGGCGACAGCGGTTTGAAGGTCTCGCAGATCACCCTGGGATGCATGAGTTTCGGCGGCGGTTCCGGCCGGCACAACTGGGCGATCGGCGAGGATGAGAGCCGGGTGATCATCAAGCAGGCCCTGGACGCCGGCGTCACCACCTTCGACACGGCCAATGTGTATTCGACCGGCCGCTCGGAGGAGATCACCGGCAAGATTCTCGGCGAGCTCGCCGACCGCGACGACATCGTGGTCGCAACCAAGGTGCACGGCGAGATGCGTCCCGGCCCCTACGGACACGGCCAGTCCCGGAAGGCGATCTTGGCCGAGATCGACAACAGCCTCCGCCGGCTCAACATGGATTACGTCGACCTCTACCAGATCCACCGCTATGACGCCGAAGTGCCGATGGAGGAGACGATGGAGGCGCTGCACGACGTCGTCAAGTCCGGCAAGGTTCGTTACATCGGTGCCTCATCGATGTGGACCTGGCAGTTCCAGGCGCTGCAGAACGTCGCTGAGACGAACGGCTGGACACCGTTCATCTCTATGCAGAACCACTACAACCTGCTCTACCGCGAGGAGGAGCGGGAGATGATGCCGTACTGCGCCGCGACCGGTGTCGGTGTCATCCCGTGGAGTCCCTTGGCCGGCGGTCGGCTCGTGCGAGACTGGGGCGTACGGGGCACCGCTCGCTCCGAGCTCAACCAGCCGAAGCCGTCACTGAACGATCCGGGCGACAAGTCCATCGTCGAGGCGGTCACCAAGATCGCCAACGAGCGTGGTGTCCCGCGTGCGGGGGTGGCACTCGCCTGGATGCTGGGCAAGCCGTTCGTGCACTCCCCGATCGTCGGCGCTACCAAGCCCGAACAGTTCACCGAGGCACTGACCAGCGTGGACATCACGCTTGATGATCACGAGATCGAGGAACTGGAAGCCGCCTACACGCCACACACCATTCAGGGCCACCAGTAGGACGACCCGCAGCGCCGACCAGCCTCGTGCATGATCAGGTCAAACGACTGACCCTGCACGAGGCTCGCGCAGGGACCTCAAGGTCCGGTCATGAGCCGTCCCGGAACGATCACGATGGGTACGGTGAACTTCTCCGCAAAGGTCTGCGCGCTACCGAACAGCGCACCGATGCGTTCCAGGTACTTTGCCAGGTAGGCGGGGTTCTCATCGGCGGGACGGACGTCGTCGGCAACGAAGGCGTCGCCCGCGATCCGGATGTTACTGCGCCCGATGTCAGTAACGTCAAGCCCGAACGCGACGTGGGGATTCTCCGCGAGATTCCGTAGCTTCTTCTTCCCCGGTTGGCTGTAGATCAGTACGGTCTCGTCGTCCTGGAACAGGAACCAAACCGGCACGCTGGTGGGCCGGCCTGCCGGATCCACCGTGGTGAACCAGGCCATGAGATTCGATCGCAACCGTGCTTCCACATGTTCGCGTTCGGCCGATGACAGGTGGTCTGTGAGTTTCACGCCCTGACTCTAGAGTGAGGGTCTGACGGTCCTCCCACAAGAACGTCGGCTAGGGATTGGGGGCCGTGTCGATGATCTTGTCGACTACAGCACGGGCAACATCGTCCGGGAAAGGCGGGTAGTGTCGACGATGGGTAGCCCGAGGCCTCGGTAGCTGGCAGCGTCGGCGACGGCTCGGACGAGCCGCCCGTAGGGCTGCCAGGTTTGCGGAGTTTCCGGGATCGGGGCACCGGCGAGTTCGCCGGCCGGGCCCATGAAGGCATCCCAGTCGAGCACCACCCGATCTGGCAGCAGCTCGCGCAGTCGCGGGATGATCAGGCTCTTGCCAGAGCCAGGTGCTCCAAGGACGTAGTTGATCATGGATTACGACGGTAGCCCGAGCGGCGGGCACGACCTACTCGTCTGGTCAGCCTCGGGCTGCCGCGGCAACCGAATCCTGGGTCCAAGAGGCTTTGGCCGCAACGAACCAATCACCGTCGAAAAGGACCTCCCCTGCGATCTCTTGGGCCAACTGGTCGCCCGAGAAATACCGCTTGTAGACATGGTGACGGGAGCCGTCGTTGAGGATCCGCTCCTGGCGCTGCTGTTCCGGGTCCACTCCTGGTCGGCGAGCAGCATCAATGACGATCAACTCGACGGCGACCCGGCGAACCTCATTCAGGAATGCCGCGCGCTCCCCCGGTGGCAAATGCCCGTAGAAGTGACCAGTGAACACGCGATCGAACGAGCCGTCAGCCACCGCCAGGTGCAGGGCGTCGCCGACGATGGCCAAGCCATCAGGCAGCCGTGCTTGTGCAATGCCCACCATCGACGCGCTCTGATCGACGCCGACGACATAGCCGCGCAGGTGTCGGGTCAAGAACGCTGTCCCACAAGCGACATCGAGGGTGCGGACACCAGGCAACCCGCGTACCAGCCCGACGATCTCGTCGACCTCGGGATCCCATCCGGGCCGGTCACGATCGGCGTACAAGCCGCGGCCGGTGTACCAATCGTCGTACTCGGCGGCTCGCTGCTCGTAGTAGGCGCCCGTGGCGTGGTCAGTCGCAAACGCAGGCGAAGAGCTCACTCTGGTGAGTCTGCCATGGTCGGGGCGCGTCTCAAACCAGGTTC
This window harbors:
- a CDS encoding nitroreductase/quinone reductase family protein; its protein translation is MTVRRRIVVWINRVLNLVVRGLRLRRFRGADLLLLTTTGRNTGQPRTTPLLYMRDHDRWIVAASNAGADWQPGWWLNLRAGYEGVVEVGGRRTPVVGIEVSGPERDRLWHQLNERVFDYESYQARVQRRIAVVALEPQTSRSPT
- a CDS encoding P1 family peptidase — encoded protein: MDFAVHGVRVGHWSDPVGETGCTVIELPAGSAASYEARGGAPASRELELLEPDKAVTSVDAVLLTGGSAFGLGAADGVMRYYEERGRGVPTPGGNVPIVPTLALFDLGVGDSRARPDPDSGYAAAAATKAEQILRGRVGAGSGAYVGHWRGPDGRRPGGLGYSEQRLDDGGRELVVAAMCVVNAFGDIDHGGGPISFEAVRDLHKVFEFEQGRSHTTIGVVVTNARLDKTGCRILAQGGHDGIARSLTPPHTRFDGDAIIAAATGEMETPIDVVRMMAVAAVAEAVRSVDAA
- a CDS encoding TetR/AcrR family transcriptional regulator, which produces MGSDVTVQAEEPRARPYRSERRRLQARRTRQRILASAAAEFSARGYAATTVAGIAAVAGVSVPTIEQVFRTKVNLLQAAIDWAIAGDDEPSPILDRQTIRSAAEAPVVDDFLAAVSAVVVDVAERAAGLVLVALEAAAGESRLQSLAEQLRSNRDIMAGWIVDELRKRGALRRGIDRREAVDVVWLLMDPAVYTRLRAERGWSRQRFREWFADSTARLVTDSSGRTGPAPERAQSLP
- a CDS encoding esterase family protein, encoding MTPTNHRSPIPTPAEPIAGEFLTETFDYDGGRRVTVYLPPEPPEAVVFAGDGQLISQWGGYLEAAHVPPTMIVGAHRTDAEDEMVRIKEYSPSFDKDRFDAHEKFFVGDVREWVRSRFAVPLDTERTAVCGVSASAELSLAIGLRHPDIYGAIFSASPGGGYRPPAPMPKQLPRTYLVAGTQEPFFLQNATRWADALRDAGADVMMTERDGDHGDPFWAAEFPLMVAWAFTS
- a CDS encoding YciI family protein, coding for MNQYAVLIYAGDSAHRPDATPADTASCDEHADQLVADGAMLTAYALTPRDMAKSVRAPGLITDGPFTEAKEIVAGFYVIEAADIDMAIRIAQTNPAIAEGGGVEVRPVASGGVVREPS
- a CDS encoding DUF427 domain-containing protein, producing MNGYGEVAFRPDEPSLGGRIVLHWEPFAWLEEDERVMAHPHDPFSRIDVLRSDRRVRVEIGGVTVAESSRPMMLIETKLPVRWYLPREDVRMDLLAPSESHTVCAYKGIASYLSAHNAPDVAWFYPDPLHDALRVKDMVCFWRAATVMVDDEPVDTSMPGSP
- a CDS encoding pyridoxamine 5'-phosphate oxidase family protein, producing the protein MKLTDHLSSAEREHVEARLRSNLMAWFTTVDPAGRPTSVPVWFLFQDDETVLIYSQPGKKKLRNLAENPHVAFGLDVTDIGRSNIRIAGDAFVADDVRPADENPAYLAKYLERIGALFGSAQTFAEKFTVPIVIVPGRLMTGP
- a CDS encoding MFS transporter, with protein sequence MRTTLLAVRGHRRLLAAFAIDALGTGAFIPFSLLYFQATSGLTLSAIGLALSVAALCRIPATLGVGGLIDRFGPRRVVIVSNLLQVLGFTSYLFVHSFGHLVASAIVVQLGNSAFWVAYPALVQEVARGSSQESWFGVITGLRYAGLGLGGVAAGAAVGIGGNTGYYAIVSANAVSFATAALLVFLDRRPSAANGPSWHHDRSRPASWSAILRDRPFLLFVSLTLGFALLTLAFGVAVPVFLVNDVGLPAWVPGGILAVNAALGALGAAPVLRIIRGRRRSLSLVASQLITALGYSFLLATAGVPLAAGIVLAIGAAVCITVMELVQGTIVPAVVNESADDRTRGRYNSVYQLAFGIGDIVSPALLTALLTRGALATWTPLVALALVNCVGVVLIARLLEPLRRRTAGTQPLEGERLVESDGL
- a CDS encoding VOC family protein, coding for MLIVPDTPAAVSWYKSALGAAELWNLGSVAALHLRGAPFLLHEAVPGKEKEQSPIDAHLTTTRIEVFVNDPGQLIERAAEAGATDVQPATDHEAPWGTHKQGGFIDPFGHRWSIGDRTPLQHDTAS
- a CDS encoding aldo/keto reductase, with the protein product MTVDVVRLGDSGLKVSQITLGCMSFGGGSGRHNWAIGEDESRVIIKQALDAGVTTFDTANVYSTGRSEEITGKILGELADRDDIVVATKVHGEMRPGPYGHGQSRKAILAEIDNSLRRLNMDYVDLYQIHRYDAEVPMEETMEALHDVVKSGKVRYIGASSMWTWQFQALQNVAETNGWTPFISMQNHYNLLYREEEREMMPYCAATGVGVIPWSPLAGGRLVRDWGVRGTARSELNQPKPSLNDPGDKSIVEAVTKIANERGVPRAGVALAWMLGKPFVHSPIVGATKPEQFTEALTSVDITLDDHEIEELEAAYTPHTIQGHQ
- a CDS encoding class I SAM-dependent methyltransferase; translated protein: MSSSPAFATDHATGAYYEQRAAEYDDWYTGRGLYADRDRPGWDPEVDEIVGLVRGLPGVRTLDVACGTAFLTRHLRGYVVGVDQSASMVGIAQARLPDGLAIVGDALHLAVADGSFDRVFTGHFYGHLPPGERAAFLNEVRRVAVELIVIDAARRPGVDPEQQRQERILNDGSRHHVYKRYFSGDQLAQEIAGEVLFDGDWFVAAKASWTQDSVAAAARG
- a CDS encoding dienelactone hydrolase family protein; protein product: MDVVIFHSMYGLRPVELAAASRIRALGHRVVVPDLFDGETVPGDVEAGSRLMSSVGWPTIVGRAADALTQVSDEAVLIGFSMGVGVIGQLWPHRTAAAAVACLHAPTLVPQGLRRGMPVQLHVGIGDRFAPAEQVMEFLRSAEEAGATPLIGEYPRAGHMFMDDSLEDYDAAAAAATWQALVGMLDTAEQ